The region ATTTAAGAGGAGCCATGCATGTGTATACCCAATGGTTAATCAGTAAAGGTAATGGCTCAAATAAGTATGCCGTTAGGAGACAGGTGATTAAGCCTGGAGGAAGAGCACCATTGCATAAACACGCATATGATGAAACCTTCCTAGTGCTAAACGGCAAGGGCATCATGACCATTAATGGTAAGTCCTTTGAAGTTA is a window of Caldivirga sp. DNA encoding:
- a CDS encoding cupin domain-containing protein yields the protein MSYVIVNVNDVKPEPLNLRGAMHVYTQWLISKGNGSNKYAVRRQVIKPGGRAPLHKHAYDETFLVLNGKGIMTINGKSFEVKPGTCVFVPSKVPHSIRNNDSNDLELITVISYEDDMSIEVID